The following proteins come from a genomic window of Nicotiana tomentosiformis chromosome 12, ASM39032v3, whole genome shotgun sequence:
- the LOC104086814 gene encoding uncharacterized protein encodes MHVLSMKCKRQRRRNVRLSEVGDIPAACGISNINKRNFGNQKWKTKCKDSENSHVLALPQQMSKSVSDLASCDNINNAILCLGTKFRVMKRQKKSTCKTKVGSLNKKPRKGSKKEVLNDKTKGYNSNPNSVRKWLEELGFKKYGLLFEKHEVDDETLPLLTFNDLKEMGISAVGSRRKLFNAIQELKERREG; translated from the coding sequence ATGCATGTACTCAGCATGAAGTGTAAGAGGCAAAGGAGACGAAATGTAAGACTGAGTGAAGTTGGAGATATTCCTGCTGCATGTGGCATTTCCAATATAAATAAGAGAAATTTTGGTAATCAGAAATGGAAAACTAAATGTAAAGATTCAGAGAATAGTCATGTTCTAGCGCTGCCTCAACAAATGTCAAAATCAGTTTCTGATTTGGCTAGTTGTGACAATATTAACAATGCAATATTATGTCTTGGAACCAAATTTAGGGTCATGAAAAGGCAAAAGAAGAGTACATGTAAAACCAAAGTTGGTTCCTTAAACAAGAAGCCAAGAAAAGGGTCAAAAAAAGAAGTGCTCAATGATAAAACAAAAGGTTATAATAGCAATCCAAATAGTGTTAGGAAATGGCTTGAAGAGCTTGGATTTAAGAAGTATGgtttattatttgaaaaacatgaAGTGGATGATGAAACTCTGCCATTGCTTACATTTAATGATCTCAAAGAAATGGGAATTTCTGCGGTTGGAAGTCGGAGGAAGTTGTTCAATGCAATTCAAGAATTAAAGGAAAGGAGAGAAGGGTGA